A genomic segment from Bradyrhizobium sp. ISRA430 encodes:
- a CDS encoding translocation/assembly module TamB domain-containing protein, giving the protein MRLPRSFLVRSAMAALGLAGVTGLGVGLYAAMSGTGENQQDVLASLVSRTLSTPATQVHIGGVDGVLSSDATVRDVTITDKDGVWLTLDKARLVWRRSALLMGRLEIERLEVGTLDIKRRPLPSDQPVEKSDEPILPELPVKLQVKAFNLHALTLGQSILGEALNVTATGNTELGSPAEGLVFNLDATRKDFAGRFKAALAYVPQGNALTLDVTLDEPAHGLMSKLGHLPGEPPVTFALGGQGTLDSFRGALKLQAGPTIDATGTIALDRNGAGRVLATRLASHLGPLLPAIAAPVFAGETNLDSTTRIGDDGSVALDGLTLTSRLARLDAKGLLGADKVVDFAASIRALPSNGDVTETDHGSIRSLVFDSRVNGPIKAPTASVKLALSGAHLPDGDVETLDASITAVPRAEASDPATRIILDANLRASGIAPRDASLAAAIGNAASLVLHGDTDLGGRARIERLEIGTSTVQATYTGDVSADRLHGRATGAVPDLGYFADLAGLKLKGSVAIGLDLDADLQRGSFDARMSGTGERLATGLAALDGLAGTRLALAADLSADGRDTYTVRGASLDGANVAVRAKGTVTRETSDLSAHVDLPDLSAADARLTGAGALDVGLTGGLAHPGVSFGASVDRATAMRRPIPHLELAATVNDINGLCAVDAKLNGSVDGNPARGIVQVSRRSSERDDRGAPAFAGWEAKTVDIAIGSVSLKGSGTVDAQGFARGQIRFAAGALADLSPLALTELAGSASLDLAASADGGQQSVRLVGKGAGIRAAGVAIRSFDVRADGADLYSHPVLNADTRVNDAKFGGQTASNIALTARGNADTSVIRLSAKAAGFDLDAAGALTSRERTRFDLNRFTARRSANAIALQGPAGFTLDDGTVLIEHLALGIGSGRFTVDGKAGKALDLKAVASAIPLGAADVAMPGLGLAGTLDASATIAGSATAPMGQYKVAVKQLTAPQTRSAGLPPIDIAADGRLDGGRASLNTTLAAGKAGTITTSGTLPLDATGPIALTAKGRLDAAVANAMLSASGRTVSGSVALDARVGGTRAKPQIGGVATVSGGTFRDSMLGTRLEAIEAKITAEGERIVVERLAAVTPNGGTLSGSGQVRVAPDAGFPGTISIRGQQATLAASALATAQANLALDVTGALARDPRIAGRIDLTRVSVDIPDRLPSTLKPIDGINHVNASGQAAARLAAERKAETLKGNKGSPALFNASLDVTVSAPNHVFIHGRGATAELGGSIHVGGTTNAPVPKGAFSLFQGKLVVLGKTLTFTKGNLSFSGDLAPELDFAAEMQASDITAQVGISGPAAAPVFAFHSQPELPQDEILSRILFQKASGSLTTSQAVQLAGAAAQFASGGEGTVDRMRRSLGVDNLDVGAGAGGPAVGASRAIGDRLSVGVRTGASPSQSGVSANVDVTRHIRVESDVDAKGSTSIGVGTRYEW; this is encoded by the coding sequence ATGCGCTTACCACGGTCCTTCCTTGTCCGTTCCGCGATGGCGGCCCTAGGGCTGGCCGGTGTCACGGGGCTCGGTGTCGGTCTCTACGCCGCGATGAGCGGGACCGGCGAGAACCAGCAGGACGTGCTCGCCAGCCTCGTCTCGCGGACGCTCTCGACTCCCGCGACCCAGGTCCATATCGGCGGCGTCGACGGAGTGTTGTCCTCGGACGCCACGGTTCGCGACGTCACCATCACCGACAAGGATGGAGTCTGGCTGACGCTCGACAAGGCGCGTCTCGTCTGGCGGCGCAGCGCCTTGTTGATGGGACGGCTGGAGATCGAGCGCCTTGAAGTCGGCACGCTCGATATCAAGCGGAGGCCGTTGCCGTCCGACCAGCCTGTCGAAAAATCCGACGAGCCAATCCTGCCCGAACTTCCCGTGAAATTGCAGGTGAAGGCGTTCAACCTGCATGCCCTGACGCTGGGACAGTCCATCCTGGGCGAGGCGCTGAACGTCACGGCGACCGGAAATACCGAACTAGGCTCGCCCGCCGAAGGGCTCGTCTTCAATCTCGACGCCACCCGCAAGGACTTTGCAGGCCGCTTCAAGGCCGCTCTCGCTTACGTTCCGCAGGGAAATGCGCTCACCCTCGACGTCACGCTCGACGAGCCGGCCCACGGGCTCATGTCGAAGCTCGGCCATCTGCCGGGCGAGCCGCCCGTCACATTCGCACTGGGCGGCCAAGGCACGCTCGACAGCTTCCGTGGTGCCCTGAAGTTGCAGGCCGGCCCCACGATCGATGCGACAGGCACGATTGCGCTTGACCGAAACGGGGCGGGCCGAGTGCTCGCAACGCGCCTTGCTAGCCATCTCGGACCGTTGTTGCCGGCGATTGCCGCGCCGGTCTTTGCCGGTGAAACCAATCTCGACAGCACGACGCGTATTGGTGACGACGGCAGCGTCGCCCTGGACGGGCTGACGCTCACGAGCCGTCTTGCGCGGCTCGACGCGAAGGGCCTGCTCGGAGCCGACAAGGTCGTGGATTTCGCGGCCTCCATCCGCGCCTTGCCAAGCAACGGCGACGTGACCGAAACCGACCACGGCTCGATCCGCAGCCTCGTCTTCGACAGCCGCGTCAACGGCCCGATCAAGGCTCCCACAGCATCGGTCAAGCTCGCGCTGTCGGGCGCTCATCTGCCGGACGGCGACGTCGAGACGCTCGACGCTTCCATCACAGCCGTCCCTCGCGCCGAAGCCAGCGATCCCGCAACGCGCATCATCCTTGACGCGAACCTGCGCGCCTCCGGCATTGCGCCGCGCGACGCAAGTCTGGCGGCCGCGATCGGCAACGCCGCGTCTCTCGTGCTCCACGGCGATACGGACCTGGGCGGCCGCGCCAGGATCGAGCGTCTCGAGATCGGCACGTCCACGGTTCAGGCGACCTATACAGGTGATGTCAGCGCCGATCGCCTGCATGGCCGTGCAACCGGAGCCGTGCCCGACCTCGGGTACTTTGCCGACCTTGCCGGGCTGAAGCTCAAGGGCTCGGTGGCGATCGGCCTCGATCTCGACGCGGACCTGCAACGTGGCAGCTTTGATGCCCGAATGTCTGGCACCGGCGAGAGGCTTGCGACGGGACTTGCGGCGCTCGATGGGCTCGCGGGGACGCGGCTCGCACTCGCAGCCGATCTCTCTGCCGATGGCCGCGACACCTACACGGTCCGCGGCGCGTCGCTCGATGGAGCAAACGTCGCGGTTCGCGCCAAGGGAACGGTGACGCGCGAGACGAGCGACCTGTCGGCGCATGTGGACCTGCCAGATCTCTCGGCGGCCGATGCGCGCCTCACCGGTGCGGGAGCTCTCGACGTCGGCCTGACCGGCGGGCTCGCGCATCCCGGCGTTTCGTTCGGGGCCTCGGTGGATCGCGCCACCGCGATGCGGCGCCCCATTCCGCATCTGGAGCTCGCCGCGACCGTCAACGACATCAACGGGCTCTGTGCCGTCGACGCCAAGCTCAACGGCTCCGTCGACGGCAACCCGGCGCGCGGGATTGTTCAGGTGAGCCGCCGATCGTCGGAGCGTGACGATCGCGGAGCTCCGGCTTTTGCCGGATGGGAGGCAAAGACCGTCGACATCGCGATCGGCTCGGTGTCCCTGAAGGGCTCAGGAACGGTCGACGCGCAGGGATTCGCACGCGGGCAGATTCGCTTCGCAGCCGGGGCGCTCGCCGACCTCTCACCGCTTGCTCTCACAGAACTCGCCGGTTCGGCCTCACTCGATCTTGCCGCTTCGGCCGATGGCGGCCAGCAGTCCGTCCGTCTCGTTGGCAAGGGCGCGGGGATCCGTGCCGCCGGTGTGGCCATCCGCAGTTTCGATGTGCGCGCCGATGGCGCCGATCTCTACAGCCATCCGGTCCTCAATGCGGATACCCGGGTCAACGATGCCAAGTTCGGCGGCCAGACCGCCTCCAACATCGCGCTGACGGCCAGGGGCAATGCCGATACGAGCGTGATCCGTCTCTCCGCCAAGGCTGCCGGCTTCGATCTCGATGCCGCGGGTGCGTTGACGTCCAGGGAGCGGACGCGGTTCGATCTCAATCGTTTCACCGCGCGGCGTAGCGCCAACGCGATCGCGCTGCAGGGGCCCGCAGGCTTCACGCTCGACGACGGTACGGTGCTGATCGAGCATCTGGCCCTCGGAATTGGGAGTGGCCGCTTCACCGTTGATGGCAAGGCCGGCAAGGCGCTCGACCTCAAGGCCGTGGCAAGCGCGATTCCGCTCGGCGCGGCCGATGTCGCGATGCCCGGTTTGGGGCTCGCCGGGACGCTTGACGCTTCAGCCACGATCGCCGGCTCCGCGACCGCGCCGATGGGGCAATACAAGGTGGCCGTCAAGCAGCTCACGGCGCCGCAGACCAGGAGCGCGGGCTTGCCACCGATCGACATTGCCGCGGACGGGCGGCTCGATGGAGGCCGCGCGAGCCTGAACACCACGCTTGCCGCGGGAAAAGCCGGCACGATCACGACGTCGGGCACACTGCCGCTCGACGCCACGGGTCCGATCGCGCTGACCGCGAAGGGCCGCCTCGATGCCGCCGTCGCCAACGCGATGCTCTCCGCCTCCGGCCGCACCGTGTCCGGCAGCGTCGCGCTCGATGCCCGTGTCGGCGGCACGCGCGCGAAGCCCCAGATCGGCGGTGTCGCCACCGTGAGCGGAGGTACCTTCCGCGACAGCATGCTTGGCACACGCCTCGAGGCCATCGAGGCGAAAATCACCGCCGAAGGAGAACGGATCGTCGTGGAGCGCCTGGCCGCGGTGACGCCCAACGGGGGTACGTTATCTGGCTCCGGCCAGGTGCGGGTCGCTCCGGATGCAGGCTTCCCGGGCACAATCTCGATCCGTGGCCAGCAGGCGACGCTCGCCGCCAGCGCGCTGGCGACCGCTCAGGCCAATCTCGCCCTCGACGTCACCGGCGCCCTGGCGCGCGATCCGCGGATCGCCGGTCGCATCGACTTGACCCGCGTCAGTGTCGATATTCCGGACCGCCTGCCTTCGACGCTCAAGCCGATCGACGGCATCAACCATGTGAACGCCTCGGGCCAGGCCGCTGCACGCCTTGCGGCTGAGCGCAAAGCGGAGACGCTGAAAGGCAACAAGGGGAGCCCGGCGCTGTTCAACGCTTCGCTCGACGTGACGGTCTCGGCGCCGAACCACGTCTTCATCCATGGCCGCGGGGCGACTGCGGAGCTCGGCGGCTCCATTCACGTGGGCGGCACGACCAACGCTCCGGTGCCGAAGGGCGCCTTCTCCCTTTTCCAGGGCAAGCTGGTGGTGCTCGGAAAGACGTTGACCTTCACCAAGGGCAATCTCTCCTTTAGCGGAGATCTTGCGCCCGAGCTCGATTTCGCGGCAGAGATGCAGGCCTCCGACATCACCGCACAGGTCGGAATCTCGGGACCGGCGGCCGCGCCGGTCTTCGCCTTCCACTCGCAGCCCGAGTTGCCGCAGGATGAGATCCTGTCGCGCATTCTCTTTCAGAAAGCTTCGGGCAGCCTGACCACCTCGCAGGCCGTGCAGCTCGCAGGGGCCGCGGCCCAGTTCGCAAGCGGTGGTGAGGGGACCGTGGACCGCATGCGCCGCTCGCTTGGGGTCGACAATCTAGACGTGGGTGCCGGGGCGGGCGGTCCGGCGGTCGGCGCCTCGCGCGCGATCGGCGACAGGCTGAGCGTGGGTGTGCGGACGGGCGCGAGCCCCAGCCAGTCAGGAGTGTCGGCCAATGTCGACGTGACGCGTCACATCCGCGTCGAGTCGGATGTCGATGCGAAGGGCTCGACATCCATCGGGGTCGGCACGCGATACGAATGGTAA
- a CDS encoding adenylate/guanylate cyclase domain-containing protein, which produces MSSQPKPDRSGGLQRTPAPPNVENEALHAERRQLTVVFIDIVGSTPLSERIDPEEFFAVVRTYRDICDEQIRRYGGHIARMIGDGLLAYFGVPQAHENDPERAVRASLAVAAAIKDHNFLLSDGSFVRLGVRVGVNTGLVVVGSVPGEPPDRREVFGSSAHIAARLQGLASENGVVVGSSTYELTRGTFSYAPLGRRPLKGVEEPVEAWRAEALASNESRFDRARRSPLAPMIARTSESALLAEMWQQSVAGSGQVGVISGEPGIGKSRLIRQFRSSLDASPRDVLSLQCSPFHVNTPLAPEIERLTRATGIQDTDDAQLALAKLRSLLARAVTDVEQALRYYGAVLSIPACSGYEPADLGSPSERERALQVFIDALVAASRKRPVLGIVEDVQWMDPTTIELMVRVIAQCPGERIMVLITHRDDYSADWLSGPAIRRISLQKLAAHECEQMVAAVAGSDLVPRRITSQIVERTDGVPLFVEEFTRAVVDSGAVPLAAESPVPSGRLPEPLVPASIHDSLMERLDRLGPAKRVAQIASVFGRRFNYDGIFSVLPGQDETLKHSLRALERAGIVYRSEESQGTVFTFKHAMIQEVAYSSLLKEERRELHARVASWLLQEAGIGESSQPAVLGYHYARAGNIPEAIEAWLQAGKSALRSSATKEAVAHLREGLSLIPKMPASPRRFEAEIALQSNLAMAYTANAGWSDPNVYGPYSRALKLCASHGTIREKATVLWGSTIAKLVNCELTKGLEHAQDFVRRAEAWRDDEAALMAYTAAVIANFFLGRLEQASELAALVSARYNPREHGKLVQIYQHDPLIVSLVYSGHIEWLLGRPGRARECCVTARQLANEIGHPFMQAFASILGVADHWYEGDLAANLASVKRGLKVADEYGYPMYRVIGPLWATAALAARGPAPEVLEQLCGLLGRLPAETRCIQIPLYRTLLATEFGRIGQMERARSFAASAEALMKKTGERWAAPEIYRIHGSLLCCEPLRDDRAAMRLFKRSLTSARKLGAVGWELRTAISIGRLVSAGESASGRAEARELLISTRAKFASAETSRDLREADDLVKVLN; this is translated from the coding sequence ATGAGCAGCCAGCCGAAGCCCGATCGTTCGGGCGGACTTCAGCGGACACCGGCGCCGCCGAATGTCGAGAATGAAGCTCTGCATGCCGAACGCCGGCAACTCACCGTAGTGTTTATCGACATCGTCGGGTCGACACCCCTGAGCGAGCGGATCGATCCCGAGGAGTTCTTCGCGGTCGTCAGAACCTACCGCGATATCTGCGACGAGCAGATTCGCCGCTACGGCGGTCATATCGCCAGAATGATTGGCGACGGATTGCTGGCCTATTTTGGCGTCCCGCAAGCCCACGAAAATGACCCAGAGCGCGCGGTCCGCGCTTCGCTGGCGGTCGCCGCGGCGATCAAGGATCACAACTTTCTGCTGTCGGATGGCAGTTTCGTCCGCCTCGGCGTGCGCGTTGGGGTCAATACCGGGCTAGTCGTCGTCGGCAGCGTGCCCGGCGAGCCGCCCGATCGGCGGGAAGTGTTCGGCAGTTCGGCACATATCGCTGCCCGTCTGCAGGGGCTCGCCAGCGAGAACGGCGTCGTGGTCGGTTCGAGCACTTACGAGCTGACCCGCGGAACGTTCAGCTACGCGCCGCTTGGCAGACGACCGCTCAAGGGCGTCGAGGAGCCGGTCGAAGCCTGGCGCGCCGAGGCGCTTGCGTCTAACGAAAGCAGGTTCGATAGGGCGCGGAGGTCGCCTCTTGCTCCGATGATAGCGCGAACCAGCGAAAGCGCATTGCTTGCCGAGATGTGGCAGCAAAGCGTAGCCGGCTCGGGACAGGTCGGCGTGATTTCCGGTGAACCCGGCATCGGCAAATCACGTTTGATCCGCCAGTTTCGCAGTTCACTTGATGCATCTCCGCGCGATGTTCTGTCGCTGCAATGCTCACCATTCCACGTCAACACGCCGCTTGCCCCGGAAATCGAGCGGCTCACACGTGCGACCGGCATCCAGGACACCGACGACGCGCAACTCGCATTGGCAAAGTTGCGTTCGCTCTTGGCAAGAGCCGTGACCGATGTCGAGCAGGCGCTTCGTTACTACGGAGCGGTGCTGTCGATACCCGCATGCTCGGGATACGAACCCGCGGATCTCGGATCTCCCTCGGAGCGCGAGCGTGCCTTGCAGGTGTTCATCGATGCTCTGGTCGCGGCCTCGCGCAAGCGGCCGGTCCTCGGAATCGTCGAGGACGTCCAGTGGATGGACCCGACCACCATCGAACTGATGGTGCGCGTGATAGCTCAATGTCCTGGCGAGCGGATCATGGTCCTGATCACGCATCGCGATGATTACAGCGCCGACTGGTTGTCAGGCCCGGCAATTCGACGGATTTCTCTGCAAAAGCTGGCGGCGCATGAATGCGAGCAGATGGTCGCAGCCGTGGCGGGCAGCGATCTCGTACCGCGCCGGATTACCAGCCAGATCGTGGAAAGAACCGACGGCGTGCCACTCTTCGTCGAGGAGTTTACGCGGGCCGTCGTCGATTCCGGCGCGGTCCCGCTGGCCGCTGAGAGCCCTGTGCCGAGCGGGAGGTTGCCGGAACCTCTGGTGCCGGCAAGCATTCACGATTCACTGATGGAGCGCCTTGATCGCCTCGGACCTGCCAAGCGCGTCGCCCAGATCGCCTCAGTTTTCGGAAGGCGCTTCAACTATGACGGCATTTTCAGCGTGCTTCCAGGTCAAGACGAAACGCTGAAACACTCGTTGCGGGCGCTCGAGAGAGCCGGGATTGTGTATCGTAGCGAGGAGTCTCAAGGCACGGTCTTCACGTTCAAGCACGCGATGATACAGGAAGTCGCCTACTCCTCGTTGCTCAAGGAGGAAAGGCGTGAGCTCCATGCGCGCGTCGCATCGTGGCTGCTCCAGGAAGCCGGCATTGGAGAAAGCAGCCAGCCGGCGGTGTTGGGCTATCACTATGCACGCGCAGGCAACATTCCGGAAGCGATCGAGGCTTGGCTTCAGGCGGGCAAATCCGCGCTCCGCAGCTCTGCCACCAAGGAAGCCGTGGCTCATCTTCGCGAAGGCCTCTCGCTGATACCCAAGATGCCGGCGTCACCACGGCGCTTCGAGGCCGAAATCGCACTGCAATCCAATTTGGCGATGGCGTACACGGCCAATGCCGGATGGTCCGATCCGAACGTCTATGGCCCCTACAGTCGTGCACTCAAGCTTTGCGCGAGCCATGGCACCATTCGCGAGAAGGCGACGGTGCTGTGGGGAAGTACTATAGCCAAGCTGGTCAACTGCGAGCTCACCAAGGGCCTCGAACACGCGCAGGATTTCGTCCGGCGGGCAGAAGCGTGGCGCGATGACGAGGCCGCCCTCATGGCCTACACCGCTGCCGTAATCGCCAATTTCTTTCTCGGTCGTTTGGAGCAGGCGAGCGAGCTCGCGGCTCTGGTCAGCGCTCGCTACAATCCGCGTGAGCATGGCAAGCTGGTCCAGATTTATCAGCATGATCCATTGATCGTATCGCTTGTCTATTCCGGACACATCGAATGGTTGCTGGGCCGCCCGGGGCGAGCCAGGGAGTGCTGTGTGACGGCGCGTCAGCTCGCGAACGAGATCGGGCATCCGTTCATGCAAGCTTTTGCCTCCATTCTTGGCGTCGCCGATCACTGGTATGAGGGCGATCTTGCGGCCAACCTTGCCAGCGTAAAGCGCGGCCTGAAGGTCGCTGACGAGTACGGCTATCCGATGTACCGGGTCATCGGCCCATTGTGGGCAACCGCTGCGTTGGCGGCACGAGGCCCCGCGCCGGAAGTGCTCGAACAATTATGCGGCTTGCTCGGCAGGCTACCTGCCGAGACTCGGTGCATTCAGATTCCACTCTATCGAACTCTGCTCGCCACAGAATTCGGACGGATCGGGCAGATGGAAAGGGCTCGAAGCTTCGCTGCTTCGGCTGAGGCGCTGATGAAGAAAACCGGCGAGCGCTGGGCAGCTCCCGAGATTTATCGGATTCACGGCTCGCTATTGTGTTGCGAACCATTGCGAGACGACCGCGCTGCCATGCGCTTGTTCAAGCGTTCGCTTACCTCTGCCAGGAAGCTTGGGGCGGTCGGTTGGGAATTGCGCACGGCGATCAGCATCGGGCGCCTGGTCAGCGCCGGCGAGAGCGCATCCGGACGCGCCGAAGCACGAGAGCTGCTGATATCGACCCGGGCGAAATTTGCATCTGCGGAAACGTCCCGCGATCTGCGCGAGGCTGATGACCTGGTGAAAGTGTTGAACTAG
- a CDS encoding BamA/TamA family outer membrane protein — protein MSYGLEIEAKTPDGKNDSDAEQVLRDASGTYRLRQESPPDGEGLVRRLQADINPLLDALWGLGRYNAQIDVTLDGVPISLDETGLAAAARRADGFRNRTAVPIKVTARLGPLFKLRSVDVDVDVDYAHDEAPHGLPRRAFALKSGDPAISADLRAAQVKLVDWFRSNGHPFAKIGDVKATVDHAAAAMDFRLRVEAGPKAGIGAVTISGGDVDPRVVATHVHLREGEPYSPERLALTKTSIARIPAVGGIRIREADKLDANGNLPVFIDLTERPRHAVGLSAKYSSVDGPGIAGYYEDRNIFGGGERLRLEASASLLQRVDGTSFNGFNNLRASDFGARFTGTFIKPGLFGTANDLLIEATAFRERVGNNDLGGYADDTVRGTFGVIHRFSEAASLQAGLQVEQSKSQDVLGRVDATLIGFTATGRYDTTDNPLDPTRGVRLWGAVNAYSKLMGSTIDLFEGRFAGSAYYALDDQADYVLAGRLAMGSLTGAPLAEIPDAHRFYAGGGGSVRGFAYNTISPMLFGQITGGRSLIEGSAEVRVKITPTIGLVPFFDFGTASSSSLPSFNDFVGYSAGLGLRYLTPVGPIRLDVAMPLNPRPGDSRYAIYVSIGQAF, from the coding sequence TTGTCTTATGGGCTCGAGATCGAAGCCAAGACGCCGGATGGCAAGAACGATAGTGATGCCGAGCAGGTGTTGCGCGATGCCTCCGGCACCTATCGGCTTCGACAGGAATCACCGCCGGACGGCGAAGGCCTCGTGCGCCGGCTTCAGGCAGACATCAATCCGCTGCTCGATGCCCTCTGGGGGCTTGGCCGTTACAATGCCCAGATCGATGTAACGCTGGATGGAGTTCCAATCTCCCTCGACGAGACCGGGCTCGCCGCCGCTGCACGCCGGGCCGACGGCTTTCGCAATCGGACCGCTGTTCCAATCAAGGTCACCGCACGACTCGGTCCGTTGTTCAAGCTGCGCAGCGTCGATGTGGACGTCGATGTGGACTATGCGCACGACGAAGCGCCGCATGGGTTGCCGCGCCGCGCCTTTGCGCTGAAATCCGGCGATCCAGCGATCTCGGCCGACCTGCGCGCCGCGCAGGTGAAGCTTGTTGACTGGTTCCGCAGCAACGGACATCCGTTTGCGAAGATCGGCGACGTCAAGGCCACCGTCGATCATGCGGCCGCCGCAATGGACTTTCGGTTGCGGGTCGAAGCGGGCCCCAAGGCCGGCATCGGCGCTGTCACGATCTCGGGCGGCGATGTCGACCCGAGAGTGGTGGCCACGCATGTCCACCTGAGGGAAGGCGAGCCTTATTCGCCCGAGAGGCTGGCCTTGACGAAAACTTCGATCGCCAGGATCCCAGCCGTCGGAGGAATACGCATCCGCGAGGCCGACAAGCTCGATGCCAATGGCAACCTGCCGGTCTTTATCGATTTGACGGAAAGGCCCAGGCACGCGGTCGGCCTCTCGGCGAAATATTCCAGCGTCGATGGTCCCGGCATTGCAGGCTATTACGAGGATCGGAACATATTCGGCGGCGGCGAGCGCCTGAGGCTCGAAGCGTCCGCCTCGCTCTTGCAACGGGTCGACGGCACTTCGTTCAACGGCTTCAACAATCTCCGCGCCTCGGATTTCGGCGCGCGATTTACCGGTACCTTCATCAAGCCAGGCTTGTTCGGTACGGCCAACGATCTTCTGATCGAGGCCACTGCGTTCCGCGAGCGTGTCGGTAACAACGACCTCGGCGGTTACGCCGACGATACGGTGCGCGGCACGTTCGGCGTGATCCACCGCTTTTCGGAGGCGGCTTCGCTGCAGGCCGGTCTTCAGGTCGAGCAATCGAAATCGCAGGACGTGCTGGGGCGGGTCGATGCGACGCTGATCGGCTTCACCGCGACCGGCCGCTACGACACCACCGATAATCCGCTCGACCCCACGCGCGGCGTGCGTCTCTGGGGGGCCGTCAACGCCTATTCCAAGTTGATGGGCTCCACGATCGACCTCTTTGAGGGCCGCTTCGCGGGCTCGGCCTATTACGCGCTCGACGACCAGGCCGACTACGTGCTGGCAGGCCGGCTGGCCATGGGCTCGCTCACGGGCGCCCCGCTGGCCGAGATTCCGGATGCGCACCGCTTCTACGCGGGCGGCGGCGGATCCGTGCGCGGCTTCGCCTATAACACCATTTCGCCGATGCTGTTCGGCCAGATCACCGGTGGCCGCAGCCTGATCGAAGGCTCCGCCGAAGTGCGCGTGAAGATCACGCCCACCATCGGCCTCGTGCCATTCTTCGATTTCGGCACCGCCTCCAGTTCCTCCCTGCCGAGCTTCAACGACTTTGTCGGCTACTCGGCGGGGCTCGGCCTGCGCTATCTCACGCCGGTTGGCCCGATCCGCCTCGACGTCGCGATGCCGCTGAACCCACGCCCCGGCGACAGCCGCTACGCGATCTATGTCAGCATTGGGCAGGCCTTCTGA